One region of Ahniella affigens genomic DNA includes:
- a CDS encoding FAD-dependent oxidoreductase has product MRDPRYDILFEPIQIGPVRAKNRFYQVPHCNGMGHVYPKTLAAMRGIKAEGGWSVICTEEVEISPMSEIAPHHEGRLWEERDIPALRLMTDAVHAHGALAGIELMFNGYATPNRYSREVPIAPSHLPVRGKDPIQARTATKRDIANVRRWHRQAALRARDAGFDLIYVYAGHDLGMPMHFLSRRTNRRTDEYGGSLENRVRLFRELIEDTKEAVGDRCAVVVRLAVDQLLGPQGITAETEGHDVIAMLAELPDLWDVNIADWSNDSQTARFSGEGFQEPYIARVKSLTTKPVVGVGRYTSPDAMVRVIKSGIMDMIGAARPSIADPFLPKKIEAGRLEDIRECIGCNICVTGDNDCVPIRCTQNPTMGEEWRRGWHPEQVPAKASERSVLVVGAGPAGLELTRALGQRGYEVMLADGAELFGGRLRYESRLPGLASWHRVVDYRLQQISRMNQVMSLPGNALGVDEVLQSGASAVFIATGASWRTDGLGRAHRAPILDSADAAVFSPDALLRGQLPDGPVLIYDDDHYVLAGALAECLAKAGREVIYATPADKVSAWTDQTMEQGRVQQRLLSLGVRILCQVEWSGYQAQGGEREVVMASIYDGRETRVVVRAIVPVTMRDPDDGLYQGLLGVEAAWADHGLAEVQCVGDAYAPGTIAAAVYAGHKAAREFDGPRQDDPLPFKREWLNLQAE; this is encoded by the coding sequence ATGCGTGACCCGCGCTACGACATTCTGTTCGAACCCATTCAGATCGGCCCGGTGCGGGCCAAGAATCGGTTCTACCAAGTCCCGCATTGCAACGGCATGGGGCACGTGTACCCGAAGACGCTGGCGGCGATGCGCGGTATCAAGGCAGAGGGCGGCTGGTCGGTGATCTGTACCGAGGAAGTGGAGATTTCACCCATGTCCGAGATCGCGCCGCATCACGAGGGGCGACTCTGGGAAGAACGCGACATTCCGGCGCTGCGCCTGATGACTGATGCCGTACACGCGCATGGCGCGCTCGCGGGAATCGAGTTGATGTTCAACGGTTATGCGACGCCAAATCGGTATAGCCGGGAAGTGCCGATCGCGCCGTCCCATTTGCCCGTGCGCGGCAAGGACCCGATCCAGGCACGCACGGCGACGAAGCGCGATATTGCGAATGTCCGTCGTTGGCACCGCCAGGCTGCGCTCCGCGCGCGCGATGCGGGCTTTGACTTGATCTATGTCTATGCCGGTCATGACCTCGGCATGCCGATGCATTTTCTGTCGCGGCGAACGAATCGGCGGACCGACGAATACGGTGGTTCGTTGGAAAATCGGGTGCGATTGTTCCGGGAGTTGATCGAAGACACGAAAGAGGCCGTGGGCGATCGTTGTGCGGTGGTCGTGCGACTGGCGGTCGATCAGTTGTTGGGTCCGCAAGGCATCACTGCCGAAACCGAAGGTCACGACGTCATTGCGATGCTTGCCGAGTTGCCCGACCTGTGGGACGTGAACATCGCCGATTGGAGCAACGACAGCCAGACTGCTCGTTTCTCTGGGGAAGGGTTTCAAGAACCTTACATCGCACGAGTCAAGTCTTTGACGACCAAGCCTGTTGTGGGCGTTGGTCGCTACACGTCACCCGATGCGATGGTGCGCGTGATCAAGTCCGGCATCATGGACATGATCGGCGCGGCCCGACCGTCGATCGCTGATCCCTTTTTGCCGAAGAAAATTGAGGCCGGGCGGCTGGAAGACATTCGCGAATGTATTGGCTGCAACATCTGTGTGACGGGTGACAATGACTGTGTGCCAATACGCTGCACACAGAACCCGACGATGGGTGAGGAGTGGCGGCGCGGCTGGCATCCCGAACAGGTTCCGGCGAAGGCGAGTGAGCGTTCGGTGCTGGTCGTCGGCGCAGGTCCGGCCGGGCTGGAGTTAACGCGTGCGCTGGGGCAACGCGGCTATGAGGTGATGCTCGCCGATGGCGCTGAGCTGTTTGGCGGTCGCTTACGGTACGAGAGCCGTTTGCCGGGCTTGGCGAGTTGGCATCGGGTCGTGGATTATCGCTTGCAGCAGATCAGCCGGATGAATCAGGTCATGAGCCTGCCGGGGAATGCCTTGGGCGTGGACGAGGTGCTGCAGTCGGGGGCCTCGGCGGTGTTTATCGCGACGGGCGCGAGCTGGCGCACAGACGGCTTGGGCCGCGCGCATCGCGCGCCGATTCTTGATTCGGCTGATGCCGCGGTGTTCAGTCCCGACGCGCTGCTGCGTGGGCAGCTTCCGGATGGCCCCGTGCTGATTTATGACGATGATCACTACGTGCTGGCTGGGGCACTGGCGGAATGCTTGGCGAAGGCCGGGCGCGAGGTGATTTACGCGACACCCGCTGACAAAGTTTCGGCCTGGACGGATCAGACGATGGAGCAGGGCCGCGTGCAGCAGCGTTTGCTGAGTCTCGGTGTTCGCATTCTGTGTCAGGTGGAGTGGTCGGGATATCAGGCACAAGGTGGCGAACGCGAAGTGGTGATGGCTTCGATTTACGATGGTCGTGAAACGCGCGTCGTGGTTCGCGCCATCGTGCCCGTGACGATGCGTGATCCGGATGATGGGTTGTACCAGGGGCTATTGGGTGTCGAGGCGGCATGGGCTGATCATGGCCTTGCCGAGGTGCAATGCGTCGGTGATGCCTATGCGCCTGGCACGATCGCCGCGGCGGTGTATGCGGGGCACAAAGCGGCGCGGGAATTCGATGGGCCACGTCAGGATGACCCATTGCCGTTCAAGCGCGAATGGTTGAATCTGCAGGCGGAGTGA
- the parE gene encoding DNA topoisomerase IV subunit B, whose protein sequence is MSRYNAADIEVLSGLDPVKRRPGMYTDTQRPNHLAQEVIDNSVDEALAGHARTVEVTVFADGSVEVTDDGRGMPVDIHPEEGIPGVELILTRLHAGGKFSNRNYQFSGGLHGVGVSVVNALSKRVEVKIQRDGQIYQMDFADGDRISKLKTIGTCPKKQTGTRVRFWPDAKYFDSPKISIPRLKHVLRAKAVLCPGLKVKLFDEAANEQHEWYYEDGLADYLRAMLQGQEMLPPDVFVGGRKTDTDACDCAVVWTPEGELIQESYVNLIPTVQHGTHANGLRTGLTEALREFCDFRNLLPRGVKLAPEDVWDRLSFVLSYKTQDPQFSGQTKERLSSRGAAGFVESVVHDAFSLYLNQHTDLGERIAQLAIERAQARLKQDKVVVRKKITQGPALPGKLADCISQDLSRTELFIVEGDSAGGSAKQARDKDFQAILPLRGKILNTWEVESSGVLASNEVHDLAVAIGCDPGSDKLDSLRYGKIVILADADSDGLHIGTLLTALFLRHFPALVRAGHIFVAMPPLFRVDVGKQVFYALDEDEKRILLEKIEREKIRGQVSVTRFKGLGEMNPSQLRESTIYPDTRRLVQLTIEDDDGTRKMMDMLLAKKRASDRKEWLETKGDLATIEV, encoded by the coding sequence ATGAGTCGTTATAACGCCGCCGATATTGAAGTCCTGTCTGGTCTGGATCCGGTCAAACGCCGGCCGGGTATGTACACCGACACCCAGCGTCCGAACCATCTGGCGCAGGAAGTCATCGACAACTCGGTCGACGAAGCCTTGGCTGGGCATGCCCGCACGGTTGAGGTGACGGTGTTTGCCGACGGTTCGGTCGAAGTGACCGACGATGGCCGCGGCATGCCGGTCGACATTCACCCGGAAGAAGGCATTCCCGGCGTCGAGCTGATCCTGACCCGGCTGCATGCAGGCGGCAAGTTCTCGAATCGCAACTACCAGTTCTCGGGTGGTTTGCATGGTGTGGGCGTGTCGGTCGTGAATGCACTGTCAAAGCGCGTCGAGGTCAAGATTCAGCGCGACGGTCAGATCTATCAGATGGACTTCGCCGATGGCGATCGGATCAGTAAGCTGAAAACGATCGGCACCTGCCCGAAAAAGCAAACCGGCACACGCGTGCGCTTTTGGCCGGATGCTAAGTATTTCGACTCGCCCAAGATCTCGATCCCACGTCTGAAGCATGTCTTGCGCGCGAAGGCGGTGCTCTGCCCTGGCCTCAAAGTCAAGCTGTTTGACGAGGCGGCGAACGAGCAACACGAGTGGTATTACGAGGACGGTCTGGCCGACTATCTGCGCGCGATGCTGCAAGGTCAGGAAATGCTGCCGCCGGACGTGTTCGTCGGCGGCCGCAAGACCGACACCGACGCATGCGATTGCGCCGTGGTCTGGACCCCGGAAGGCGAGTTGATCCAGGAAAGTTACGTCAACTTGATCCCGACAGTTCAACACGGCACGCATGCGAACGGTTTGCGCACCGGTCTGACCGAAGCGCTTCGCGAATTCTGCGATTTCCGCAATCTGCTGCCGCGCGGCGTCAAGCTCGCGCCAGAAGACGTGTGGGATCGGTTGAGCTTTGTGCTGTCGTACAAAACCCAGGACCCGCAATTCTCGGGGCAAACGAAAGAGCGCCTGAGCTCACGCGGCGCTGCGGGCTTTGTCGAGTCAGTGGTGCACGATGCGTTCTCGCTTTATCTGAACCAGCACACCGATCTCGGCGAGCGCATCGCGCAACTGGCGATTGAACGCGCGCAGGCACGTCTGAAACAAGACAAAGTCGTGGTCCGCAAGAAGATCACGCAAGGCCCCGCCCTGCCCGGCAAATTGGCCGATTGCATTTCGCAGGATTTGTCGCGCACTGAACTATTCATCGTCGAAGGTGACTCCGCCGGTGGCTCGGCCAAGCAGGCGCGCGACAAGGACTTCCAGGCCATTCTGCCGCTGCGCGGCAAGATCTTGAACACCTGGGAAGTGGAATCATCCGGCGTGTTGGCATCTAACGAGGTGCACGATCTCGCGGTGGCAATTGGCTGCGATCCGGGCTCGGACAAGCTCGATAGTCTTCGCTACGGCAAGATTGTCATCCTGGCCGATGCGGACTCCGATGGCTTGCATATCGGCACCTTGCTGACGGCGTTGTTCCTCCGCCACTTCCCGGCCTTGGTGCGTGCGGGCCACATCTTTGTCGCCATGCCGCCGTTGTTCCGCGTTGATGTGGGCAAGCAGGTGTTCTATGCGCTCGATGAAGATGAGAAGCGCATTCTGCTCGAGAAGATCGAACGCGAGAAGATTCGCGGCCAGGTCAGCGTGACCCGCTTCAAGGGTCTGGGCGAAATGAATCCGTCACAACTGCGCGAGTCGACGATCTATCCCGATACGCGCCGATTGGTGCAGCTGACGATTGAGGACGATGACGGAACCCGCAAGATGATGGACATGCTACTCGCGAAGAAGCGTGCCTCGGACCGCAAGGAATGGTTGGAGACGAAGGGCGACTTGGCAACGATTGAAGTGTGA
- a CDS encoding ligand-binding sensor domain-containing protein, which produces MRLNRWMRLGFWLGLVASGGAWANFDTRPVDQFTIADGLSQDSAWAMTLDSQGFLWLGTEDGLNRFDGQDFRVFRRDDKGGNSVADNFVTALLADQDAIYVGTRAGTLQRLDLRTERFDSLPGAIAAQFQGNSVDELLLLGPGRILVGTKDRGLVSLTFQDGQFIETGRWVGPASGLPSNQVRTLHLTRSGQVWVGTSKGACRLQDLGPRCIQPDWPGLRQLAKSNVGAIITDAREQLWVAGVSEGVVRISRDGNRFDQFLPENSGLPSKLIEVMKLDSLGRVWVGTKSGVARFDEQCNCFIKPRALGRSPDEPRQLVLSMLEDASGGLWVGYFNLGLERIALDDNGIRHYQPSAYSSATMGADQVRAILPIGDNSYLLGTFGDGAYALDTDPDTGLIATLKPLLQLPDQDTARREVWTLALIDRKLYIGSNGGLHVLDLDTRAVNPIKIPGQRMVLRQLLHDPHHDVLWLGMEDGLCRLQLADGSARCLNADPNTPGHLSDRYVFSLHLDRQGRLWAGTWNGLDEVDPERMLARPVSAEETGIASALIFDIAESQSGQIWLGSADGLVRFTPGSAPEVYRERQGLSNGVIYGVEFDADDTLWLSSSRGLMRFDPRSKVITAYDQRDGLQSNQFFYGAHGKDDHGRLLFGGIKGLNRIDPNRVPRTLRPPKVFVTGVSVLGQTLRPGIRSDDLPVLDAPPNYLDVIRLGPEHNQLGIEFAAPDFDQPRLLNFEYQLSGFDPRWQQLGGRRFVSFTNLRAGDYELLVRARNRFGELSLSDARLKIQVAPPAYETWWFRTLMVLISAGLIWVVFAWRTRDLRQQRLHLEQEVIRRTDEVRAQNERLAAQQAELERANRELFQLSNRDPLTGAYNRRYIQERLARALASHGQLAIAIVDIDFFKRINDQYGHLAGDDCLRHVVACMSQVLADRAEFARWGGEEFLIGFEQLPGADVGTLLEQLRTTLAERPALADGKQVAMTISIGWCDGAGGQKYSLAEQIRRADTALYRAKEQGRNQVVASD; this is translated from the coding sequence ATGCGGCTTAATCGATGGATGCGTCTGGGATTCTGGCTTGGCCTGGTGGCCAGCGGCGGCGCTTGGGCCAATTTCGACACGCGCCCGGTGGACCAATTCACGATTGCCGATGGCCTGTCACAAGACTCGGCGTGGGCCATGACGCTCGACTCTCAGGGATTCCTGTGGCTCGGGACCGAAGACGGCCTGAATCGGTTCGACGGTCAGGATTTCCGAGTCTTCCGCCGCGACGATAAAGGCGGAAACAGCGTCGCCGACAATTTTGTCACCGCGCTGCTTGCCGATCAGGATGCCATTTATGTGGGCACCCGGGCCGGCACGTTGCAGCGCCTGGATCTGCGCACGGAGCGGTTCGATAGTCTGCCGGGCGCCATCGCCGCGCAATTCCAGGGCAATTCCGTCGATGAACTACTGTTGCTAGGCCCTGGCCGAATTCTGGTGGGCACCAAGGACCGCGGTCTGGTCAGCCTGACGTTCCAGGACGGCCAGTTCATCGAGACGGGCCGATGGGTCGGACCCGCAAGTGGCTTGCCGAGCAACCAGGTGCGCACACTCCATCTCACCCGCTCCGGGCAAGTCTGGGTCGGCACATCCAAAGGCGCCTGCCGCCTGCAGGACCTGGGGCCGCGCTGCATCCAGCCCGACTGGCCTGGACTCAGGCAACTGGCAAAGTCCAACGTCGGCGCCATCATCACGGATGCCCGCGAGCAGCTGTGGGTCGCCGGGGTGTCGGAAGGCGTCGTGCGGATCAGCCGCGATGGCAACCGCTTCGATCAATTTCTGCCCGAGAACTCCGGCCTGCCGTCCAAGCTGATCGAGGTCATGAAGCTGGATTCGCTCGGCAGGGTCTGGGTCGGCACCAAGTCCGGGGTCGCGCGCTTCGACGAGCAATGCAACTGCTTTATCAAACCCCGCGCGCTGGGTCGGTCGCCCGATGAGCCGCGACAGCTCGTCCTCAGCATGCTGGAGGACGCCTCAGGCGGCTTGTGGGTCGGTTACTTCAACCTGGGGCTGGAACGCATTGCACTGGACGATAACGGCATTCGCCACTACCAACCGAGCGCCTACTCAAGTGCCACCATGGGCGCCGACCAAGTCCGCGCCATCTTGCCGATTGGCGACAACTCTTACTTGCTCGGCACCTTCGGGGATGGTGCCTATGCCTTGGACACCGATCCCGATACGGGCTTGATCGCCACACTGAAACCCCTGCTCCAGTTACCGGATCAGGACACCGCAAGGCGCGAAGTGTGGACACTGGCATTGATCGATCGCAAGCTCTACATCGGCAGCAACGGTGGCCTCCACGTACTGGATCTAGACACGAGAGCGGTCAACCCGATCAAGATTCCGGGGCAACGCATGGTGCTCCGGCAACTGTTGCACGATCCGCATCATGACGTCCTTTGGTTGGGCATGGAGGACGGCCTCTGTCGGCTGCAGTTGGCCGATGGCAGCGCGCGCTGTCTCAACGCCGATCCGAACACGCCGGGGCACTTGAGCGACCGCTACGTGTTCTCATTGCACCTGGACCGCCAGGGCCGACTTTGGGCAGGTACCTGGAACGGGCTCGATGAGGTCGACCCAGAACGCATGCTGGCGCGGCCTGTGTCCGCTGAAGAAACCGGCATCGCATCCGCGTTGATCTTTGACATTGCCGAAAGCCAGAGCGGGCAGATCTGGCTTGGCAGCGCTGATGGCTTGGTGCGATTCACGCCCGGCTCGGCCCCTGAGGTGTATCGGGAGCGTCAGGGCTTGAGCAATGGCGTGATTTACGGCGTCGAGTTTGACGCGGACGACACCCTCTGGCTGTCGTCGTCACGCGGCCTGATGCGCTTTGACCCACGCAGCAAAGTCATCACGGCGTATGACCAACGCGATGGCTTGCAAAGCAATCAATTTTTCTATGGCGCGCATGGCAAGGACGATCATGGTCGACTGTTGTTTGGCGGGATCAAGGGTCTGAATCGGATCGACCCCAACCGCGTGCCGCGTACCCTGCGGCCACCGAAAGTATTCGTGACGGGCGTGTCGGTGCTGGGCCAGACACTTCGCCCGGGCATTCGCTCCGATGATTTGCCGGTTCTGGACGCACCGCCGAATTACCTTGATGTGATTCGGCTCGGACCCGAGCACAACCAACTCGGCATTGAGTTTGCCGCCCCCGACTTCGACCAGCCCCGCCTGCTCAATTTCGAGTATCAACTCAGCGGATTCGATCCGCGCTGGCAGCAACTGGGCGGCCGGCGCTTTGTCAGCTTCACGAATCTGCGTGCCGGGGACTACGAGCTCTTGGTCCGCGCGCGAAACCGATTCGGCGAACTCAGTTTGAGTGACGCCCGATTGAAGATCCAGGTCGCTCCGCCGGCGTACGAGACCTGGTGGTTCCGGACGTTGATGGTGCTGATCAGCGCGGGATTGATCTGGGTGGTCTTTGCGTGGCGCACGCGCGATCTTCGACAGCAGCGCCTGCACCTGGAACAAGAAGTGATCCGGCGCACCGATGAGGTCCGCGCACAGAACGAACGTCTGGCGGCGCAACAGGCCGAGTTGGAGCGGGCGAATCGCGAGCTTTTTCAGTTGTCGAACCGCGATCCGCTGACGGGCGCATACAACCGCCGTTACATTCAGGAACGGCTGGCCCGGGCGTTGGCTAGTCATGGGCAACTCGCGATTGCGATTGTCGATATTGATTTCTTCAAGCGCATCAACGATCAGTATGGGCACTTGGCGGGCGATGATTGCCTGCGTCATGTCGTGGCATGCATGTCGCAAGTACTGGCTGATCGCGCCGAGTTCGCCCGTTGGGGCGGCGAGGAGTTCCTGATTGGCTTCGAACAGCTGCCTGGCGCTGACGTCGGCACGCTGCTCGAACAGCTTCGCACCACGCTCGCCGAGCGGCCAGCGCTGGCCGATGGCAAGCAGGTCGCCATGACCATCAGTATTGGCTGGTGCGATGGGGCCGGCGGCCAGAAGTACTCGTTAGCCGAGCAGATTCGCCGTGCCGACACCGCGTTATACCGCGCGAAGGAACAAGGACGGAATCAGGTCGTCGCATCGGATTGA
- a CDS encoding trypsin-like peptidase domain-containing protein — protein MPGLTRISLLALVLALLALPVSAQQIYKWVDEQGRVQYTQTPPPKGVEATKTEINPSKPTADRSEYCLAIQSLASKIASLKASGIPLAAVQDSMGDYERQHSVNVSIVAIKELAAYVYNAGQYGVDAGLSTRVYNACLGGSFGSFAMKGTPRSGGSPNASGGASIEQRRAVAQAGTGWVTHGMIATNYHVIEGKTHFSVVFSDGTERSAESLSNDRENDVALLKVEGKLPPGLPLAKALPGMGADVFTLGYPHTDIMGKNAKLATGIISATSGLQDDPRFFQISVPVQSGNSGGPLINHSGEVVGIVTAKLSADRVFAQTGDLPQNVNYAVKIEHLRSIVDLYRSNVAQELPVKTGTLEQLATRISPSVVLVIAE, from the coding sequence ATGCCTGGCCTGACCCGAATCTCCTTACTTGCGCTGGTGCTGGCGCTACTGGCGCTGCCCGTCTCGGCGCAGCAAATCTACAAATGGGTCGATGAGCAAGGCCGGGTGCAGTACACCCAAACGCCGCCCCCCAAGGGCGTTGAAGCCACCAAAACTGAGATCAACCCGTCGAAACCCACCGCCGACCGATCGGAGTATTGCCTGGCTATTCAGAGCCTCGCGTCGAAGATCGCCAGCCTGAAAGCCAGTGGCATTCCGCTGGCGGCAGTACAGGACTCGATGGGCGACTACGAGCGCCAGCACAGCGTCAATGTCAGTATCGTCGCCATCAAAGAACTGGCCGCCTACGTGTACAACGCCGGGCAGTATGGCGTCGATGCGGGCCTCAGCACGCGTGTGTACAACGCCTGCCTCGGTGGATCGTTCGGGAGTTTTGCCATGAAAGGCACCCCGCGCAGCGGCGGGAGTCCGAACGCCAGTGGCGGCGCGAGCATCGAACAACGCCGCGCGGTGGCGCAAGCCGGCACGGGTTGGGTGACCCACGGCATGATTGCCACGAACTACCATGTGATCGAAGGCAAGACGCATTTCAGTGTCGTGTTTAGCGATGGCACGGAGCGTTCTGCCGAAAGCCTGTCGAATGATCGCGAGAACGACGTCGCATTGCTCAAGGTGGAAGGCAAACTGCCGCCTGGTTTGCCGCTCGCCAAGGCCCTGCCGGGAATGGGTGCCGACGTGTTCACCCTCGGCTACCCGCACACCGACATCATGGGCAAGAACGCCAAGCTGGCGACCGGGATCATCAGCGCCACGAGCGGCCTGCAAGATGACCCACGCTTTTTCCAGATTTCGGTGCCCGTGCAGAGCGGCAACAGCGGCGGCCCGTTGATCAACCATTCCGGCGAAGTCGTCGGCATTGTCACGGCCAAGCTGTCGGCCGATCGTGTCTTCGCCCAGACCGGCGACCTGCCGCAAAATGTCAATTACGCCGTCAAGATCGAACATCTCCGATCGATCGTGGACTTGTATCGGAGCAACGTCGCCCAGGAGCTACCGGTCAAGACGGGCACTTTGGAGCAACTCGCAACCCGCATCTCGCCATCGGTGGTGCTGGTGATTGCCGAGTAG